The following coding sequences are from one Candidatus Nitrohelix vancouverensis window:
- a CDS encoding SH3 domain-containing protein — protein sequence MKDDLQTFFDRKIGLDDKSKNLQVCSVCDNPLAAGAAFCSYCGPPELNAVSSSRFMSPFRATFYIVILLVSFGVFFSLKLNGFENFKIEELWPTSVPVSIPDPPPEPEPAPEAVKPRATPTQSTKPAMPKEKRSRIMKVNVLAANVRDKPSMNGKKIGIVSRGLEVTVLQTQDSWTQIRYKGGSAWIGTKLLVEKK from the coding sequence ATGAAGGATGATCTTCAGACATTTTTTGATCGAAAAATAGGTCTGGATGATAAGAGCAAGAACCTGCAGGTCTGTTCTGTTTGCGACAATCCGCTTGCCGCAGGCGCGGCCTTTTGCTCCTATTGCGGGCCGCCGGAATTAAACGCCGTCTCCTCCAGTCGTTTCATGTCGCCTTTTCGAGCGACATTCTATATCGTTATTCTCCTCGTTTCATTTGGCGTTTTTTTCAGCCTCAAACTGAACGGGTTCGAAAATTTTAAAATTGAAGAGTTATGGCCTACATCGGTTCCGGTATCAATTCCCGACCCGCCTCCCGAGCCAGAGCCTGCGCCGGAAGCTGTAAAGCCGCGCGCGACGCCAACGCAGAGCACAAAACCGGCGATGCCAAAAGAGAAACGCTCAAGGATCATGAAGGTCAACGTGCTTGCGGCGAATGTCCGCGACAAACCTTCAATGAATGGCAAAAAAATCGGAATTGTCAGCCGGGGGCTGGAAGTGACGGTACTGCAGACTCAGGATTCATGGACGCAGATACGCTACAAGGGCGGCTCGGCATGGATTGGAACGAAGTTGCTGGTAGAAAAAAAGTAA
- a CDS encoding DUF2284 domain-containing protein yields the protein MDSKDSNVRDFPEDIKANQEFIREALDMGASKSKIIDARSIVLGNWVKLQCQFGCENFGKMHTCPPHSPMADETSEILLDYQKAILLDADDDKNMNEIVLSLETKLRSKGFYKAFALSAQPCDLCETCTVETHCKYPEKARPTLQACGINVQETMDQQGWEPSNSWQPCSPKNNIGMVLIA from the coding sequence ATGGATTCGAAAGATTCAAATGTCAGGGATTTTCCTGAGGATATTAAAGCCAATCAGGAATTCATTCGCGAGGCTCTCGATATGGGAGCGTCAAAATCCAAGATCATCGACGCCCGTTCCATTGTGCTGGGCAACTGGGTGAAATTGCAATGCCAGTTTGGCTGTGAAAATTTTGGCAAGATGCATACCTGCCCGCCCCACTCTCCGATGGCGGATGAAACTTCTGAAATCCTTCTGGACTATCAAAAAGCGATTCTGCTGGATGCCGACGACGACAAGAACATGAATGAAATTGTTCTCAGTCTGGAGACGAAACTGCGCAGTAAGGGATTTTATAAAGCCTTCGCCCTCAGCGCCCAGCCCTGTGATTTATGCGAAACCTGCACGGTTGAAACGCATTGCAAGTATCCCGAAAAAGCCCGCCCCACCCTGCAGGCTTGCGGCATCAATGTTCAGGAAACCATGGATCAACAAGGTTGGGAACCATCCAACAGCTGGCAGCCCTGCTCGCCCAAAAACAACATCGGCATGGTTCTGATCGCCTGA
- a CDS encoding 16S rRNA (uracil(1498)-N(3))-methyltransferase yields MTRRRFFVPPENIRGAQIIFREEDWRHIKNSLRLGEGDIIYAFDGQGAEYQVRLNSPEAGELSGKILERLPAGNESPASIILGLGMLKGKKFDDIIRPLVELGLSGLYPITMKRSIPQKDIREAKLKRWREIIHQAVRQSERSVTPDLPDSSIDLETFCQRFEGVSLKLILWEEENARRLTDLPNVSAAPSIACICGPEGGITPEEVDLARRYGFQSIRLGPRILKAETAPIAILSILQYLYGDF; encoded by the coding sequence ATGACCCGCCGACGTTTTTTTGTTCCCCCTGAAAATATTCGAGGCGCTCAGATCATTTTCCGCGAAGAAGACTGGCGGCATATCAAAAATTCGCTGCGTCTGGGCGAAGGCGATATTATCTATGCCTTCGACGGTCAGGGCGCAGAATATCAGGTACGGCTGAATTCACCCGAAGCGGGCGAATTGTCTGGCAAAATTCTGGAACGTTTGCCAGCGGGGAATGAATCGCCTGCGTCGATCATTCTGGGCTTGGGGATGCTGAAGGGAAAGAAGTTCGACGACATCATACGCCCGCTGGTGGAACTGGGCCTGAGCGGACTGTACCCCATAACGATGAAACGGAGCATTCCGCAAAAAGACATCAGGGAAGCGAAATTGAAACGCTGGCGGGAAATCATCCATCAGGCGGTGCGTCAATCGGAACGGTCGGTGACCCCGGACCTGCCGGATTCTTCAATCGATCTGGAAACATTCTGCCAGCGTTTTGAAGGTGTATCGCTGAAATTGATCCTGTGGGAGGAGGAAAACGCGCGTCGATTGACCGACCTGCCAAATGTTTCAGCCGCCCCTTCCATCGCCTGTATCTGCGGCCCCGAAGGCGGCATCACTCCAGAGGAAGTGGACCTTGCCAGGCGTTATGGTTTTCAGTCGATCCGGCTGGGGCCGCGAATCCTTAAAGCAGAAACGGCGCCCATTGCCATTCTGAGTATTTTGCAGTACTTATATGGGGACTTTTAG
- a CDS encoding cysteine desulfurase, which translates to MSRIYLDHNATTPLDPEVLETMVSVMKTDFGNPSSIHYEGRAAREFLDIARQKVADLIRASSSEIIFTSGGTEANNFSLLGAALSARGRAGRIISTQVEHASIINPLKQLEKDYDIVLLGVDSNGKIDPDELEASLTDDTLLVSIQYVNSETGIIQDIAEISERVRSRGILFHTDAVQAAGKIDLDFKNLPVDMASFSAHKLYGPKGVGALYLRKGTPPLFSPLCGGGQERKRRGGTENVSGIAGFGKACEIARNFLREGGSRRIAERGEYFLKALKDSIPDVSLIGEGVEKLGNTFNIVFDGVEGDTLLIGLDMAGISVSAGSACSSGSGLPSPTLLAMGLPVDSVNSSLRFSLGKGTTQEDLDKVVRVLQELTLMNRKPPPVFN; encoded by the coding sequence TTGTCTCGCATATACCTAGACCATAACGCTACGACCCCATTGGACCCGGAAGTTCTGGAGACTATGGTTTCGGTAATGAAAACTGATTTTGGCAATCCCTCCAGTATTCATTATGAGGGCAGGGCGGCTCGTGAATTTCTTGACATTGCGCGACAGAAGGTTGCCGATCTGATTCGGGCAAGCTCCAGTGAAATCATCTTTACCAGCGGCGGTACGGAAGCGAATAATTTTTCTCTGCTGGGGGCCGCGCTTTCCGCCAGAGGAAGGGCGGGGCGCATCATCTCGACGCAAGTGGAACATGCCTCGATAATCAATCCGCTGAAGCAGTTGGAAAAAGATTACGACATTGTCTTGCTGGGCGTCGATTCCAACGGAAAAATTGATCCAGACGAACTCGAGGCTTCACTGACCGACGACACCCTGTTGGTGTCGATCCAATACGTCAACAGCGAAACAGGAATCATTCAGGACATTGCTGAGATTAGCGAGAGAGTTCGCTCGCGCGGCATCCTGTTTCATACCGATGCGGTTCAGGCGGCCGGGAAAATAGATTTGGATTTCAAAAATCTTCCGGTAGACATGGCTTCCTTTTCGGCGCATAAATTGTACGGTCCCAAAGGCGTCGGCGCGCTCTATCTGCGCAAGGGAACGCCTCCCCTATTTTCCCCGTTGTGCGGCGGCGGCCAGGAAAGAAAGCGGCGCGGCGGCACGGAGAATGTTTCAGGCATCGCCGGATTTGGCAAAGCCTGCGAGATCGCAAGGAATTTTCTGAGAGAAGGCGGTTCACGCCGTATTGCGGAACGTGGGGAGTATTTTTTGAAGGCTTTGAAAGATTCCATTCCGGACGTGTCGCTGATCGGTGAAGGCGTGGAGAAACTGGGCAACACTTTCAATATCGTGTTCGATGGCGTTGAGGGCGACACTTTGCTCATCGGACTCGATATGGCGGGCATATCCGTTTCTGCCGGCTCCGCCTGCAGTTCGGGTTCGGGACTGCCGTCTCCCACGTTATTGGCGATGGGTTTGCCTGTAGACAGCGTGAACTCATCCTTGAGATTCAGCCTGGGGAAGGGCACGACTCAGGAAGATTTGGATAAAGTGGTTCGGGTTTTACAGGAACTCACTCTGATGAACCGCAAGCCTCCCCCGGTTTTCAATTGA
- a CDS encoding HAD family hydrolase, whose protein sequence is MKFTYKAVVFDWAFTLVDLGDENDLPPFKAMHQSMQERGWEAPAFDDFYSRFKTSFRNLIQQSRKSHQEARFEDVLKSFLISHRLPSESDQDLKELMTVYYKKTYERRKVYGDVTPTLEALRQQGIPMGIISNTTNPEFMKAYERSQCGLDAYFNFAVYSSSVPYRKPHPSIFQIAIERLNLPSHEILYVGDNPAADIVGSQSAGMKAVWLNRDNSVLPDSIRPDYEINSLSEILSLNGASIHS, encoded by the coding sequence ATGAAATTTACTTATAAAGCTGTCGTGTTCGACTGGGCGTTTACCCTCGTTGATCTGGGCGACGAAAATGATTTGCCTCCATTCAAGGCCATGCACCAGTCCATGCAGGAACGCGGCTGGGAAGCGCCTGCTTTTGATGATTTCTACAGCCGTTTCAAAACCAGCTTCCGAAACTTGATTCAGCAATCGCGCAAAAGCCATCAGGAGGCGCGCTTTGAAGACGTTCTCAAAAGTTTCCTTATCAGTCATCGCTTGCCGAGTGAAAGCGACCAGGATTTGAAAGAGCTGATGACCGTGTACTATAAAAAAACCTACGAGCGACGCAAGGTCTATGGCGATGTGACGCCGACTCTGGAGGCATTGCGACAACAGGGGATTCCCATGGGCATCATTTCAAATACAACCAATCCCGAGTTCATGAAGGCCTACGAACGCAGTCAATGCGGCCTGGACGCCTATTTCAATTTTGCGGTTTACTCGTCCAGCGTTCCCTACCGCAAGCCGCATCCCAGTATTTTCCAGATTGCGATTGAGCGGCTGAACCTGCCGTCTCATGAGATTTTATACGTTGGAGACAACCCGGCGGCGGATATTGTCGGTTCTCAATCAGCTGGCATGAAAGCGGTCTGGCTGAATCGCGATAACAGCGTTCTTCCTGACTCCATCCGACCGGATTATGAAATCAACTCGCTCAGTGAAATTTTGAGTTTGAACGGAGCTTCCATTCATTCATGA
- a CDS encoding tetratricopeptide repeat protein, producing MSLSRKISHLFLIAFLVTPVFLQGCSYIPWIGDDQEEDIVFEDDFGTEGDLFGDSAPASDDDSAFFAEDSGDFLDVDGEFANPDQATAKGELKGDVENLQFQQESLVAKVRQLEEILRTLEPKISATEQRLEGSLAAAQGKTEFLEPEVEQLKSKVETLNAELTRVREMQTRAQEMEMQKSAKRRSMHRASRAQATPPEYQRALAAYRAKNYDESILLFQSLSVSNPPSSLRDNIVFWIGSNYLQLEMYDDAIQQFETVLNKYPNGNKVHDSRYMLGLSYYKKGESSKAVEILQAALRGNPTAEVRGKIQKKLQEIQ from the coding sequence ATGTCCCTTTCACGAAAAATATCCCACCTATTTTTAATTGCGTTTCTCGTTACGCCAGTGTTTTTACAAGGGTGTAGTTACATCCCCTGGATCGGAGACGATCAGGAGGAAGATATCGTATTTGAAGATGATTTCGGTACAGAGGGCGATTTGTTTGGCGATTCTGCTCCTGCGTCTGATGATGACAGCGCATTTTTTGCAGAAGACAGCGGGGATTTCCTGGATGTGGACGGGGAGTTTGCCAATCCCGATCAGGCCACCGCAAAAGGCGAATTGAAAGGCGATGTTGAGAACCTGCAATTTCAGCAGGAATCTCTGGTGGCCAAAGTGCGTCAACTGGAAGAAATCCTGAGAACGCTGGAACCTAAAATCAGCGCAACTGAACAGCGCTTGGAAGGAAGTCTGGCCGCGGCGCAGGGTAAAACCGAATTCCTTGAACCTGAAGTGGAACAACTCAAAAGCAAAGTCGAAACGCTGAATGCTGAGTTAACTCGCGTCCGCGAAATGCAGACAAGAGCGCAAGAGATGGAAATGCAGAAATCGGCAAAACGCAGATCAATGCATCGGGCGAGTCGTGCGCAGGCCACTCCGCCTGAATACCAGCGCGCTCTGGCGGCTTACCGAGCCAAAAATTATGACGAATCGATTCTCTTATTCCAATCGCTGTCGGTGAGCAATCCGCCTTCCAGTCTGCGCGATAACATCGTTTTCTGGATTGGAAGCAATTACCTTCAATTGGAAATGTATGACGATGCGATCCAGCAATTTGAAACCGTTTTGAACAAATACCCGAATGGCAACAAGGTACACGATTCCCGCTATATGCTGGGTTTGAGCTATTACAAAAAAGGTGAAAGCAGTAAAGCGGTCGAGATTTTGCAAGCGGCCCTTCGCGGCAATCCCACAGCTGAAGTTCGCGGAAAGATTCAGAAGAAACTGCAAGAAATTCAATAA
- the cysE gene encoding serine O-acetyltransferase, giving the protein MIKQIREDINVAMEKDPAARNRLEVLLLYPGVHALVVYRIAHWFWNHGWKFLGRFISFFARWITGIEIHPAAVIGRRFFIDHGMGVVIGETAIIGDNVFIYHGVTLGGLSTKKGKRHPTVGNNVVLGAGAQVLGPINIGNNTKVGSGSVVLQDVPEYSTVIGVPGRVVYSGKDVNTGVDGEESFPDPVARVIECMLERLPQMERDIRLLKEQIKNEVDASSKE; this is encoded by the coding sequence ATGATAAAGCAAATCAGGGAAGATATTAACGTCGCGATGGAAAAAGATCCCGCGGCGCGTAATCGTTTGGAAGTCCTGCTTCTGTACCCAGGAGTGCATGCGCTTGTTGTATATCGAATTGCGCACTGGTTTTGGAATCATGGCTGGAAATTCCTTGGACGCTTCATCTCATTTTTTGCTCGATGGATCACTGGCATCGAAATTCATCCCGCGGCTGTTATCGGACGACGGTTTTTTATCGATCACGGGATGGGCGTGGTGATCGGCGAAACCGCAATCATCGGCGATAATGTTTTTATCTATCATGGCGTCACGCTCGGCGGATTGAGTACCAAGAAAGGCAAGCGCCATCCGACTGTTGGCAATAATGTTGTGCTGGGCGCGGGCGCGCAGGTATTGGGCCCCATAAACATTGGCAACAATACAAAGGTCGGTTCCGGTTCGGTGGTTTTGCAGGACGTTCCCGAATACTCTACGGTGATTGGCGTTCCCGGACGCGTTGTGTATTCCGGCAAAGACGTTAATACCGGAGTGGACGGCGAAGAAAGTTTTCCTGATCCTGTGGCGCGTGTGATCGAATGTATGCTGGAGCGACTCCCCCAAATGGAGCGCGATATCCGCTTGTTGAAGGAACAGATCAAAAACGAAGTCGACGCATCTTCCAAAGAATAA
- a CDS encoding glycosyltransferase family 4 protein: protein MRGGEKCLEIFCRLFPEADLHTLLWVEGAVSPEIERHPIRTSFLQKLPFIKSHYRYYLPLMPLAIGQMDLREYDLVLSSSHCVAKGVRTSPEALHVCYCHTPMRYVWDQFDQYFGKDNSSPLVATAMRIVAPFLRRWDVRTSRGVTSYIANSEHVRKRIQKHYQRDSTVIHPPADTVFYQTHGEAREDFFLILSAFAPYKRVDLAVDAFNELGYPLVVVGAGQEADSLRQRARKNIQFKGWLSSEDVRSYLGRCRALIFPGEEDFGITPVEAQAMGTPVIAFGKGGALETVVPDPDSWKAESGIPKPSADQTTGVFFYEATRDSLMASIKHFEEIESRFDPQTIRDQALKFRTEAFAERIRVFIQDQLTHHRC, encoded by the coding sequence ATGCGCGGCGGCGAGAAATGTCTCGAAATTTTCTGCCGCCTGTTCCCGGAAGCTGATCTGCACACCCTTCTCTGGGTTGAAGGCGCGGTTTCCCCGGAAATCGAGCGTCACCCCATTCGCACTTCTTTTCTACAAAAGCTCCCCTTTATAAAGTCGCACTACCGCTATTATCTTCCCTTGATGCCTTTGGCTATCGGCCAAATGGACCTGCGCGAATACGATCTGGTTCTGAGTAGCAGTCATTGCGTCGCCAAAGGCGTCCGAACTTCTCCTGAAGCGCTGCATGTCTGTTATTGCCACACCCCCATGCGCTATGTCTGGGACCAGTTCGATCAATATTTTGGCAAGGACAATTCATCTCCGCTGGTGGCGACCGCGATGCGAATCGTCGCGCCCTTTCTGCGTCGATGGGATGTTCGAACAAGCAGGGGAGTGACCTCCTATATTGCCAATTCCGAGCATGTAAGAAAACGTATCCAGAAACATTATCAGCGCGATTCCACTGTTATTCATCCCCCGGCTGACACCGTGTTTTATCAAACACATGGCGAAGCGCGGGAAGATTTTTTCCTGATCCTGTCTGCCTTTGCCCCCTATAAACGCGTGGATTTAGCGGTTGATGCCTTCAATGAATTGGGGTATCCTTTGGTCGTTGTGGGCGCGGGACAAGAGGCTGATTCGTTACGGCAAAGAGCGAGAAAGAACATTCAGTTTAAAGGCTGGCTGAGTTCTGAAGACGTTCGTTCCTACCTTGGACGTTGCAGGGCATTGATCTTTCCGGGCGAGGAAGATTTTGGCATCACACCCGTCGAAGCGCAGGCCATGGGAACGCCCGTCATTGCCTTCGGAAAGGGCGGGGCGTTGGAAACAGTGGTTCCCGATCCAGACAGCTGGAAAGCGGAATCGGGCATTCCAAAACCCAGCGCAGACCAGACCACAGGCGTCTTTTTTTACGAAGCGACCCGTGATTCCTTAATGGCGTCAATTAAACACTTTGAAGAGATAGAATCCAGGTTTGACCCCCAAACCATTCGCGATCAGGCTTTGAAGTTCAGAACCGAAGCCTTTGCAGAACGAATCAGGGTTTTTATCCAGGACCAACTCACTCATCACCGATGCTGA
- a CDS encoding DNRLRE domain-containing protein: MKNCFRVISGLLLWGALWAGAANAHTLHTTGDSYINLSQVNQVNGDKRNVHIRNLGGDRQAFAQFDLSTLPSGITSADIAKVTLRVWAMNVLNAGDLDLFNVTSSWDEATVSAANSPSLASTALSTVTFNGADEENFVAIDITALAKDWVDGTTPNYGIALMPNAQQGNAISVQLDSKEATGTSHPMEMEVALIGPEGPQGATGPQGIQGVTGATGPQGATGPQGPIGLTGATGPQGPIGLTGATGAQGPTGPQGPTGPTGPQGATGPQGPAGVSGKDSADGVRITFARQVNMDQGETGVTALDLNGTDLFQSADPTVTLGGTALTVLSKTSLGGGQQQVIAQLPLGLTDGNFVVDLANSNGDSEFYLPLQSSTLNDGSTWTEATASAAWGGRLGLGSVIFQDKIWIMGGEGLNDVWKSSDGVNWTQVTASANWGGRYSMAPLVYNNKIWIFGGKTSGYLSDVWSSSDGATWTQATASAPWGGRAFHSTLVFDNKMWVIGGYSGGYTNDVWWSTDGANWTQATASAPWASRSGLNSVVFDNKMWVMAGVDQSQVNLNDVWHSSDGVNWTQATASASWVGRESPVSLIYDNKMWIMGGYGGGYRNDVWNSSDGANWTQATSAASWSGRMLLSAAVYKSKMWVLGGYTGGRVNDVWHTSE, encoded by the coding sequence ATGAAGAATTGCTTTCGAGTGATATCGGGACTGTTGTTATGGGGCGCTCTCTGGGCTGGAGCGGCAAATGCGCATACCCTGCACACCACAGGGGACAGTTACATCAACCTCAGTCAGGTCAATCAGGTCAATGGCGACAAACGCAATGTCCATATACGGAATCTGGGAGGAGACCGGCAGGCCTTCGCCCAGTTCGATCTTTCGACGCTTCCTTCAGGCATCACCAGCGCTGATATTGCCAAAGTCACGCTCCGCGTCTGGGCGATGAATGTTTTGAATGCAGGCGATCTGGACCTGTTCAACGTTACTTCTTCATGGGACGAAGCGACCGTGTCCGCCGCCAACAGTCCTTCGCTGGCATCGACCGCCCTTTCCACGGTGACTTTCAATGGAGCGGACGAGGAAAATTTTGTCGCCATCGACATCACCGCGCTGGCAAAAGACTGGGTGGATGGCACGACGCCTAATTACGGAATCGCCCTTATGCCCAACGCGCAACAAGGCAACGCTATCAGCGTGCAACTCGACAGCAAGGAAGCGACGGGCACCAGTCACCCGATGGAAATGGAAGTCGCGCTCATTGGCCCCGAAGGTCCGCAGGGAGCGACGGGACCTCAGGGCATACAGGGAGTCACCGGAGCGACGGGACCTCAGGGCGCGACCGGACCGCAAGGGCCGATTGGCTTGACTGGCGCGACCGGACCGCAAGGGCCTATCGGTTTGACGGGAGCCACCGGAGCGCAAGGACCAACCGGACCTCAGGGACCGACGGGTCCCACCGGACCGCAGGGCGCGACCGGACCTCAGGGACCCGCCGGAGTCAGCGGTAAGGATAGCGCCGACGGCGTGCGCATCACCTTCGCCCGTCAGGTCAATATGGATCAGGGCGAAACCGGCGTGACGGCTCTCGATCTGAACGGCACTGATCTGTTTCAATCCGCAGACCCGACAGTCACTCTGGGCGGAACCGCTCTGACCGTGCTTTCCAAAACATCATTGGGCGGCGGTCAACAGCAAGTCATCGCACAATTGCCGCTTGGACTCACGGATGGAAATTTTGTGGTCGATCTGGCCAACTCCAACGGCGACTCGGAATTTTATCTTCCTCTACAATCCTCCACTCTCAATGACGGATCGACCTGGACCGAAGCAACGGCTTCAGCCGCATGGGGAGGTCGGTTGGGCCTGGGGTCTGTTATCTTTCAAGATAAAATCTGGATCATGGGTGGGGAGGGTTTGAATGATGTTTGGAAAAGTTCAGATGGAGTCAACTGGACACAGGTTACTGCATCAGCTAACTGGGGAGGGCGTTACTCAATGGCCCCATTAGTTTATAATAATAAAATCTGGATCTTTGGCGGTAAAACTAGCGGTTATTTGAGCGACGTCTGGAGTTCCAGCGACGGAGCCACCTGGACCCAGGCAACCGCATCTGCGCCTTGGGGCGGAAGAGCATTCCACTCAACCCTTGTCTTCGACAATAAAATGTGGGTCATTGGCGGTTACAGCGGCGGTTATACAAATGATGTCTGGTGGTCTACAGATGGAGCCAACTGGACGCAAGCCACGGCATCCGCCCCATGGGCGAGTCGATCAGGTTTAAACTCAGTAGTCTTTGACAATAAGATGTGGGTGATGGCTGGAGTGGACCAAAGCCAGGTTAATCTTAATGATGTATGGCATTCCAGCGATGGCGTCAACTGGACGCAAGCCACCGCTTCCGCTTCATGGGTGGGACGTGAAAGCCCTGTTTCACTTATCTATGATAATAAAATGTGGATCATGGGCGGCTATGGCGGAGGGTACCGAAATGATGTCTGGAATTCGTCCGATGGCGCCAACTGGACTCAAGCCACGAGCGCGGCTTCCTGGTCGGGCAGAATGCTATTGTCAGCAGCTGTCTATAAATCGAAGATGTGGGTTCTTGGCGGATACACTGGCGGACGTGTGAACGATGTCTGGCACACGTCTGAATGA
- a CDS encoding segregation/condensation protein A encodes MNYQCRLDIFEGPLDLLLHLIKEQKMDVHDIPIAQITRQYLEYLDMLRELNLDLVGEYLIMAAELTRIKSRMLLPVEPKEHDDEVDPDAGEDPRDELTRRLIEYQRFKDAAFQLRKMEYDHQQVFVRGSPLTIAEKEDEGFVEANVFDLLTAFKKIVSNQVVKKDYEIKITTLSVSDRIAYILDILNASESITFDSLFTSLNTKQEIIVTFLAVLESMRMSLIRIQQSQRFGIIRVYAAADKAAQEEALKQYDMEQKDETSIADLDSIAE; translated from the coding sequence ATGAACTATCAATGCCGTCTGGATATATTCGAAGGCCCCCTCGATCTTCTGCTTCATTTGATTAAAGAGCAGAAGATGGACGTCCACGATATCCCCATCGCCCAGATCACGCGCCAGTATCTGGAGTATCTGGATATGTTGCGCGAACTGAATCTCGATCTGGTGGGTGAATATCTCATCATGGCCGCTGAGTTGACGCGCATCAAATCCCGCATGTTGCTCCCTGTCGAACCGAAGGAACACGACGACGAGGTCGATCCCGATGCAGGTGAAGACCCGAGGGATGAACTGACCCGGCGACTCATCGAATACCAGCGCTTCAAGGACGCGGCCTTTCAGCTTCGCAAGATGGAATACGACCACCAGCAGGTTTTTGTGCGCGGAAGTCCGCTCACGATTGCTGAGAAAGAAGACGAGGGATTTGTCGAAGCCAATGTCTTCGATCTGTTGACGGCGTTCAAAAAAATTGTCAGCAATCAGGTCGTCAAGAAGGATTATGAAATCAAGATCACGACGCTGTCGGTGTCGGACCGCATCGCCTATATTCTGGACATTCTCAATGCGTCCGAAAGCATCACCTTCGATTCCCTGTTCACATCGCTGAACACCAAGCAGGAAATCATCGTCACTTTTCTCGCTGTTCTCGAATCGATGCGCATGAGTCTGATCCGTATTCAGCAATCGCAACGCTTCGGCATCATCCGCGTTTACGCCGCGGCGGATAAAGCGGCGCAGGAGGAAGCGCTCAAGCAATACGATATGGAACAAAAAGACGAAACGTCGATCGCCGATCTCGACTCGATTGCTGAATAA